GGTTTCGAGGATCTCCGAGCGCGGGCGGGTGTCGATGTTGCGCACCAGAAAACGCAGATACGGCACGTCCATCAACGGGAAACGCAGCGGGAGTTGCCAGCGTGGGCCTGCGGTGACGAAGTGGTCGGGATCGTTGTCGCCGTCGTTGGTGTTGAGGTGGTGTTGGATGTGGATGAAGGCAAAAGATCTGAACGAGATAAGTGGTGAGACGAACAGCATGGCTGCGCGGCCGAAGGCTGCATTGACCCAGCGGTGGCGGCTGATCGAGTAGTGCGATGCGTCGTGCAGCACGGTGAACAAGACGAAGATCGCTGCGGCGCTGAGCATGATGGTCACGACGGCGGGCAGCCGCGACGTCAGGGCCGCCCAGGTCGAGATGCCGAACACGCCGACCGCGGCCACGAAGATGGCGGCTGTCGGCCAGGACAGCGTCGGGATCTGCTCCCCGGTGTCGGGCACGGGTTCCGGCGTAGTGGCGGAGGCACCGGAGTGCGGGGTGGGCTGCTGGATGGTGATGGACACGGCGTACGTCCTCTTCCGCGACGAGTTGAGTGTCTCGAAAGTAGGTCTGCCGGGGACCGCGGGACAATGACCCCGCCGCACCTATCCATGTGCTGTGCGCACATCGATGTACCGCTGTTCGGCGGTCAACCGGTCATTTTGTCCGCAGGATAGATGCGCCGAGCACGTCGCAGATGTGCAGGGCGGCATGCACCTGGGCACGCCGGGCGGCCACCGGCCCGCCGAGCCGATCCTCTGCACGGCGCACCCGTTGCAGCACCGTGTTGCGATGTACGCCGAGCGCCTCCGCGGCGGTCTTGAGGCTGCCCTGGGCGGTCAGGAAGGCCAGTAGCGCGCTGCGCTCGGCCTCGGTCTTGGCGTCGTCATGGGCCAGGTCGCCGAGTTCACCGTGCACGAAGTCGCGAGCACCGTCGAGGTCCTGGGTCATCAAATCCACCAGGGCGATATCGCCGAAGTAGGTGACCCGTGCGGTCCGCTCACCGAGCTCGGCGACCCGACGTGCGCGCAGGGCCTCTCGGTGGGAGGTCCGGAATCCGGCTGGACCAGGATGGACCGCACCCACGGCGATGTGGACGTCGGGGTCGACCGATGACGGCGGTACCCGCAGGTCCGTCGACGTATCGAGCGATGCGGCGACCCAACCCCACAGGCAGCGTGCGCCGGCCGGGATGCTCAACGGGTGGTCGGTACCGAGGGCTTTGGCGAAGCGTTGGGCCGCCGTAGGCAGGTCGACACCATTGTCCGCGGTCCAGCAGATGAATCCGAGCTGGCCGCCGGTGAGTCGATGTCCCAGTACGGTTTCGGCGTTTCGCGGGTCGACCCGCTCGTCGGCCAGCAGGGCGCGCACCACGTCGCTGCGCTCGGCCCGGTCCCGGCTCTGTCGGCGGTCGAGTTCGGCGACATACTCCGTGGAGACCGAGGCCGAGATGCGATCGATGTACTGGAAGCCGAACCGTTCGACCTCGAGGAACAACCGTAACGATTCGGCGGGATCGGGCACATGGGCCGTGACCGCTTCAGCGAACCTGCCGGTGAAGAATTGATGGCCCAGGCGATAGAAGCGCAGCATCACATCGAGGCTGTGCCCCCGCGACGCCATTGCGCGGGCGTGCTCGAGCGCGGTGACCGGAGCCTCGGCCGCGGTCGCATCGATGCCGTGCCGGACCATGGAGAGCACCGCCTCGAGGTTCGACGAGCATGATCCAAGGGTCAGTCCGCGCAGCTCCGGATCGGCCGTGATCTCGGGAATGTGGTGGGCGAGATGTTCGAGCATGTCATCGGCCAGCGCGGAGACGTCGCCGAGCAGGCCGGCCGCCACGGCCTGGACCGTAGGCGAACCGTCGGCGGCAGGTCGCGGGTCCACGTTCCGGACCTTAGTGGTTGTGCACGGGCGTCGTCAGCGCACGCGCACCACGGTGCGTCCTCGGTTGCCGCCGCCACGGATCCGCTCCAATGCCGCGGGTACCTCGTCGAGACCGACCTCGCCGGCAACCAGCTCCTCGAGCAGTGGCGGGCGCAGGTCGCGCCCGAGCCTGGCCCACACGTCACGTCGGCGAACTATCGGGCACTGCACCGAATCGACTCCCAGGAGCGCGATTCCGCGCAAAATGAAGGGGAAAACGGTGGTGGGCAACGCCATTCCGCCGGTATTGCCCGACGCGGCCACGGCAGCGCCGTATCGCAACGAGGCCAGCACTGCGGCCAGCGTCTCCCCGCCGACGCAGTCGACCGCGGCGGTCCACTTCTCCTTCTGCAATGGCCGTGCTGGGTCGCCGAGAGCCGAGCGGTCCACCACCTCGGCCGCGCCCAGCGTGCGCAGCCAGTCACCGGCATCGGTTTTGCCGGTCACCGCGGTGACCGAAAATCCGAGCGCGGCAAGGATGGACACGGCGACGCTGCCTACACCGCCAGTGGCTCCGGTGACCAGCACCGGTCCGTCGTCGGTGCTGGTCAAACCGCGTTCTTCCAAAGCGATCACGCTGAGGGCGGCGGTGAATCCGGCGGTGCCCACGATCATCGCCTCCCGCATAGTCAAACCGTCGGGCAGTGGCACCACCCAGTCGGCGGGAACCCGTGCGTACTCACTGAATCCACCATGATGGGCGACGCCGAGGTCATAGCCGTGCACCAGCACCTCGGCGCCCGTGTCCAGTCCGGAGCTTCCCGGGTCGACGACCGTGCCCGCCAGATCGATGCCAGGGACCAGTGGGTCGATGCGGGCGACCTTGCCGTCCTTGCTGGCGGCCAACGCATCCTTGAAGTTGACACTCGACCACGACACCTCGATCAGGACATCGCCCTCGCCCAGATCCGATATCGGGATCGAACGGACCTGCAGCACGGTCTCGGGTCCGGTCGAGTCGGCGACGAGGGCGTTGGCCTGGTCGGTCATGGGCTGCTCCTTCTGCACTGGGTGCGTTCCGTTCTTCACCGTCGTACACGCCAGCCACCAGGTGCTGGTCAGAGGGCCACGTTTCAGGAATGTTTCCTGTCAATGGTGTCCGCAACGAGAATATTTACGCCGTTCGCCGTGCGCGTTCTCGGATTTGGGTCCAAGATGGCTACCCGGGTCGCTCGAGAAGCGTAAACGTGGACGGATTCGCCCGTGCCGCCGAACCTAGGGAGCCAGATGAGCAAGCTGCGCGATGCGCTGCGCAAGATGACGGTCCTGTCTTGTACGTCGGTGGTCGCCGTGTTCGGCGTCGCCGCGTGCGGGAGCGAGGGATCCGACGGATCGGGCGGGGGCGAGATCAACATCTCGATGACGTCGTTCCCGGACTACATCGACCCGCAACTGTCCTACACACTGGAGGGGTGGGAGGTGCTCTACAACACCTACACCCCGCTGCTGACCTATAAGCACGCCAAAGGCGAGGACGGCACCCAGATCGTCCCTGGCCTGGCCACCGATATGCCCGAGATCTCCGATGACGGCAAGACCTACAAGCTGAAGCTGCGGTCGGGGATGAAGTACTCCGACGGCACCGATATCAAGGCATCGGACTTCACCTACGCCATCCAGCGGTTGTTCAAGGCCGACAGCGGTGGGTCGGTGTTCTACAGCGGGATCGTCGGTGCCCCGCAGTACGCCGACGGCACGGCCGACACCATCAGTGGCATCGTCACCGACGACGCGACCGGCGATATCACCATCACCCTCGACGCCGCCAACGGCACCTTCGAGAACGTGCTCGGCCTGCCGTTCGCCGCACCGGTGCCGCCGAGCACTCCGCTCTCCGATGACGCCACGAACAGCCCACCGCCCTCCAGTGGCCCGTTCATGATCACCAAGGTCGAGGCGCCCCAGACGCTGACCATGGAGCGCAACCCGAACTTCTCGACCGTCCGCGACGCCGGTGCCACCGAGGTCGCCGATGCCCAGGTCGACAAGATCATCGTGACCCAGAACAAGAGCAACACCGCGCAGGTCACCGGGGTCGAGCAGAACACCATCGACTTCATGGTCGACCCACCCGATGCCGACCGCCTGCAGGAGGTGAAAACCCGCTTCGGCGACCGATT
The sequence above is drawn from the Mycolicibacterium neoaurum VKM Ac-1815D genome and encodes:
- a CDS encoding PucR family transcriptional regulator codes for the protein MDPRPAADGSPTVQAVAAGLLGDVSALADDMLEHLAHHIPEITADPELRGLTLGSCSSNLEAVLSMVRHGIDATAAEAPVTALEHARAMASRGHSLDVMLRFYRLGHQFFTGRFAEAVTAHVPDPAESLRLFLEVERFGFQYIDRISASVSTEYVAELDRRQSRDRAERSDVVRALLADERVDPRNAETVLGHRLTGGQLGFICWTADNGVDLPTAAQRFAKALGTDHPLSIPAGARCLWGWVAASLDTSTDLRVPPSSVDPDVHIAVGAVHPGPAGFRTSHREALRARRVAELGERTARVTYFGDIALVDLMTQDLDGARDFVHGELGDLAHDDAKTEAERSALLAFLTAQGSLKTAAEALGVHRNTVLQRVRRAEDRLGGPVAARRAQVHAALHICDVLGASILRTK
- a CDS encoding ABC transporter substrate-binding protein translates to MSKLRDALRKMTVLSCTSVVAVFGVAACGSEGSDGSGGGEINISMTSFPDYIDPQLSYTLEGWEVLYNTYTPLLTYKHAKGEDGTQIVPGLATDMPEISDDGKTYKLKLRSGMKYSDGTDIKASDFTYAIQRLFKADSGGSVFYSGIVGAPQYADGTADTISGIVTDDATGDITITLDAANGTFENVLGLPFAAPVPPSTPLSDDATNSPPPSSGPFMITKVEAPQTLTMERNPNFSTVRDAGATEVADAQVDKIIVTQNKSNTAQVTGVEQNTIDFMVDPPDADRLQEVKTRFGDRFRLEESINTYYFWMNNQTAPFNDVRVRQAVNYAIDPEALNRVFGGRLRPTQQILPPGMPGYEEYKLYPGPDMDKARALLAEANPSDRDITVWTNDEPDRKRIGEYYHDVLNQLGFNATLKVIAGDVYFTTIGNQSTPDLDTGFGNWFQDFPHPDDFFRPLLNSAAILPTNGNNFSRASYPELDAKMDELLTKQLTEGDTEAQYAALDKAYMEQAAWAPYGNEQFTTFVSDRIDFDKAYHHLLFNQDWSALALK
- a CDS encoding acrylyl-CoA reductase family protein, with the translated sequence MTDQANALVADSTGPETVLQVRSIPISDLGEGDVLIEVSWSSVNFKDALAASKDGKVARIDPLVPGIDLAGTVVDPGSSGLDTGAEVLVHGYDLGVAHHGGFSEYARVPADWVVPLPDGLTMREAMIVGTAGFTAALSVIALEERGLTSTDDGPVLVTGATGGVGSVAVSILAALGFSVTAVTGKTDAGDWLRTLGAAEVVDRSALGDPARPLQKEKWTAAVDCVGGETLAAVLASLRYGAAVAASGNTGGMALPTTVFPFILRGIALLGVDSVQCPIVRRRDVWARLGRDLRPPLLEELVAGEVGLDEVPAALERIRGGGNRGRTVVRVR